The DNA window AAGGGAAAAGCCatgagagtggtatgagatgaagcaaagggagaagccaggagagttgtatgagataaaagaaatggaaaagccAGGAAAATAGTATGAGATGAAGGaaagggagaagccagaagagtggtatggatgaagcaaagggataagccaggaaaatggtatgagatgaagcaaagggataagACGGgggagtggtatgagatgaagcaaaggcgGAAGCCAAAAAAATGGTATAatatgaagcaaagggagaagccaggagagtggtatgagatgaaacAAAAGGATAAGCCAGTAGAGTGGTATGAAACGAAGCAAAGGGATAAGCCAGGAGAAGGGTATGAGATAAAGGAAAGGAACACGCCAAAAGACTGGAATAAGATGGAGCGTTGGGATAAGctaggagagtggtatgagatgaggcatagggagaagccaggagagtggtatgaggtAAGGCAAAGGgataagccaggagagtggtatgagatgaagcgaAGGGAGAAGCCAAGAGAGTGGTATGAGGTGAAGCAAAGGgataagccaggagagtggtataagataaagcaaa is part of the Palaemon carinicauda isolate YSFRI2023 chromosome 15, ASM3689809v2, whole genome shotgun sequence genome and encodes:
- the LOC137653974 gene encoding splicing regulatory glutamine/lysine-rich protein 1-like gives rise to the protein MKQRDKPGKWYEMKQRDKTGEWYEMKQRRKPKKWYNMKQREKPGEWYEMKQKDKPVEWYETKQRDKPGEGYEIKERNTPKDWNKMERWDKLGEWYEMRHREKPGEWYEVRQRDKPGEWYEMKRREKPREWYEVKQRDKPGEWYKIKQREKPGEWYEMRPMEKPGDWYEMKQREKPGEWYEMK